The following coding sequences are from one Delphinus delphis chromosome 19, mDelDel1.2, whole genome shotgun sequence window:
- the CORO6 gene encoding coronin-6 isoform X1 yields the protein MSRRVVRQSKFRHVFGQAAKADQAYEDIRVSKVTWDSSFCAVNPKFLAIIVEAGGGGAFIVLPLAKTGRVDKNYPLVTGHTAPVLDIDWCPHNDNVIASASDDTTIMVWQIPDYTPMRNITEPILTLEGHSKRVGILSWHPTARNVLLSAGGDNVIIIWNVGTGEVLLSLDDIHPDVIHSVCWNSNGRLLATTCKDKTLRIIDPRKGQVVAERARPHEGARPLRAVFTADGKLLSTGFSRMSERQLALWDPERFAAHEGMRPMRAVFTRQGHIFTTGFTRMSQRELGLWDPNNFEEPVALQEMDTSNGVLLPFYDPDSSIVYLCGKGDSSIRYFEITEEPPFVHYLNTFSSKEPQRGMGFMPKRGLDVSKCEIARFYKLHERKCEPIIMTVPRKSDLFQDDLYPDTPGPEPALEADEWLSGQDAEPVLISLRDGYMPPKHRELRVTKRNILDVRPPPGPRRSQSASDAPLSQHTLETLLEEIKALREQVQAQEQRITSLENMLCELVDGTD from the exons ATGAGCCGGCGCGTGGTTCGGCAGAGCAAGTTCCGCCATGTGTTTGGACAGGCGGCAAAGGCTGACCAGGCCTACGAGGACATCCgtgtgtccaaggtcacatgggaCAGCTCCTTCTGTGCCGTCAACCCCAAATTCCTGGCCATTATTGtggaggctggaggtggaggtGCCTTCATCGTCCTGCCTCTGGCCAAG ACAGGGCGAGTGGATAAGAACTACCCACTGGTCACTGGGCACACTGCCCCTGTGCTGGACATCGACTGGTGCCCACACAATGACAACGTCATCGCCAGTGCCTCAGATGACACCACCATCATG GTGTGGCAGATTCCAGACTATACCCCTATGCGCAACATTACAGAACCCATCCTCACACTCGAGGGCCACTCCAAACGTGTGGGCATCCTCTCCTGGCACCCCACTGCCCGGAATGTCCTGCTCAGTGCAG GTGGTGACAATGTGATCATCATCTGGAACGTGGGCACTGGGGAGGTGCTTCTGAGTCTAGACGACATACACCCGGACGTCATCCACAGCGTGTGCTGGAACAGCAACGGGAGGCTGCTAGCCACCACCTGCAAGGACAAGACCCTGCGCATCATCGACCCCCGCAAGGGCCAGGTGGTGGCG GAGCGAGCCCGGCCTCACGAGGGCGCCCGCCCGCTGCGGGCCGTCTTCACCGCAGACGGGAAGCTACTCAGCACCGGCTTCAGCAGGATGAGTGAGCGGCAACTCGCGCTCTGGGACCCG gagagGTTTGCGGCCCACGAGGGAATGAGGCCCATGAGGGCCGTCTTCACGCGCCAGGGTCATATCTTCACCACGGGCTTCACCCGCATGAGCCAGCGAGAGCTGGGCCTGTGGGACCCG AACAACTTCGAGGAGCCAGTGGCACTGCAGGAGATGGACACAAGCAACGGGGTCCTACTGCCCTTCTACGATCCCGACTCCAGCATCGTCTACCTGTGTGGCAAG GGCGACAGCAGCATTCGGTACTTTGAGATTACCGAGGAACCACCTTTCGTGCATTACCTGAACACGTTCAGCAGCAAGGAGCCGCAGAGGGGCATGGGCTTCATGCCCAAGCGGGGACTGGATGTCAGCAAGTGCGAGATTGCACG GTTCTACAAGTTGCACGAAAGAAAGTGTGAACCCATCATCATGACTGTGCCCCGCAAG TCAGACCTGTTCCAAGACGACCTTTACCCAGATACGCCAGGCCCCGAACCGGCCCTAGAAGCGGATGAATGGCTATCCGGCCAGGACGCCGAACCCGTGCTCATCTCGTTGAGGGACGGTTACATGCCCCCCAAGCACCGCGAGCTGCGGGTCACCAAGCGCAACATCCTGGACGTGCGCCCGCCACCCGGCCCCCGCCGCAGCCAGTCAGCCAGCGACGCCCCCTTATCG CAGCACACCCTGGAGACGCTGCTGGAGGAGATCAAGGCCCTGCGCGAGCAGGTGCAGGCCCAGGAGCAGCGCATTACGTCTTTGGAGAACATGCTGTGCGAGCTGGTGGACGGCACGGACTAG
- the CORO6 gene encoding coronin-6 isoform X2: protein MSRRVVRQSKFRHVFGQAAKADQAYEDIRVSKVTWDSSFCAVNPKFLAIIVEAGGGGAFIVLPLAKTGRVDKNYPLVTGHTAPVLDIDWCPHNDNVIASASDDTTIMVWQIPDYTPMRNITEPILTLEGHSKRVGILSWHPTARNVLLSAGGDNVIIIWNVGTGEVLLSLDDIHPDVIHSVCWNSNGRLLATTCKDKTLRIIDPRKGQVVAERARPHEGARPLRAVFTADGKLLSTGFSRMSERQLALWDPNNFEEPVALQEMDTSNGVLLPFYDPDSSIVYLCGKGDSSIRYFEITEEPPFVHYLNTFSSKEPQRGMGFMPKRGLDVSKCEIARFYKLHERKCEPIIMTVPRKSDLFQDDLYPDTPGPEPALEADEWLSGQDAEPVLISLRDGYMPPKHRELRVTKRNILDVRPPPGPRRSQSASDAPLSQHTLETLLEEIKALREQVQAQEQRITSLENMLCELVDGTD from the exons ATGAGCCGGCGCGTGGTTCGGCAGAGCAAGTTCCGCCATGTGTTTGGACAGGCGGCAAAGGCTGACCAGGCCTACGAGGACATCCgtgtgtccaaggtcacatgggaCAGCTCCTTCTGTGCCGTCAACCCCAAATTCCTGGCCATTATTGtggaggctggaggtggaggtGCCTTCATCGTCCTGCCTCTGGCCAAG ACAGGGCGAGTGGATAAGAACTACCCACTGGTCACTGGGCACACTGCCCCTGTGCTGGACATCGACTGGTGCCCACACAATGACAACGTCATCGCCAGTGCCTCAGATGACACCACCATCATG GTGTGGCAGATTCCAGACTATACCCCTATGCGCAACATTACAGAACCCATCCTCACACTCGAGGGCCACTCCAAACGTGTGGGCATCCTCTCCTGGCACCCCACTGCCCGGAATGTCCTGCTCAGTGCAG GTGGTGACAATGTGATCATCATCTGGAACGTGGGCACTGGGGAGGTGCTTCTGAGTCTAGACGACATACACCCGGACGTCATCCACAGCGTGTGCTGGAACAGCAACGGGAGGCTGCTAGCCACCACCTGCAAGGACAAGACCCTGCGCATCATCGACCCCCGCAAGGGCCAGGTGGTGGCG GAGCGAGCCCGGCCTCACGAGGGCGCCCGCCCGCTGCGGGCCGTCTTCACCGCAGACGGGAAGCTACTCAGCACCGGCTTCAGCAGGATGAGTGAGCGGCAACTCGCGCTCTGGGACCCG AACAACTTCGAGGAGCCAGTGGCACTGCAGGAGATGGACACAAGCAACGGGGTCCTACTGCCCTTCTACGATCCCGACTCCAGCATCGTCTACCTGTGTGGCAAG GGCGACAGCAGCATTCGGTACTTTGAGATTACCGAGGAACCACCTTTCGTGCATTACCTGAACACGTTCAGCAGCAAGGAGCCGCAGAGGGGCATGGGCTTCATGCCCAAGCGGGGACTGGATGTCAGCAAGTGCGAGATTGCACG GTTCTACAAGTTGCACGAAAGAAAGTGTGAACCCATCATCATGACTGTGCCCCGCAAG TCAGACCTGTTCCAAGACGACCTTTACCCAGATACGCCAGGCCCCGAACCGGCCCTAGAAGCGGATGAATGGCTATCCGGCCAGGACGCCGAACCCGTGCTCATCTCGTTGAGGGACGGTTACATGCCCCCCAAGCACCGCGAGCTGCGGGTCACCAAGCGCAACATCCTGGACGTGCGCCCGCCACCCGGCCCCCGCCGCAGCCAGTCAGCCAGCGACGCCCCCTTATCG CAGCACACCCTGGAGACGCTGCTGGAGGAGATCAAGGCCCTGCGCGAGCAGGTGCAGGCCCAGGAGCAGCGCATTACGTCTTTGGAGAACATGCTGTGCGAGCTGGTGGACGGCACGGACTAG
- the CORO6 gene encoding coronin-6 isoform X3 — protein MSRRVVRQSKFRHVFGQAAKADQAYEDIRVSKVTWDSSFCAVNPKFLAIIVEAGGGGAFIVLPLAKTGRVDKNYPLVTGHTAPVLDIDWCPHNDNVIASASDDTTIMVWQIPDYTPMRNITEPILTLEGHSKRVGILSWHPTARNVLLSAGGDNVIIIWNVGTGEVLLSLDDIHPDVIHSVCWNSNGRLLATTCKDKTLRIIDPRKGQVVAERARPHEGARPLRAVFTADGKLLSTGFSRMSERQLALWDPERFAAHEGMRPMRAVFTRQGHIFTTGFTRMSQRELGLWDPNNFEEPVALQEMDTSNGVLLPFYDPDSSIVYLCGKGDSSIRYFEITEEPPFVHYLNTFSSKEPQRGMGFMPKRGLDVSKCEIARFYKLHERKCEPIIMTVPRKTCSKTTFTQIRQAPNRP, from the exons ATGAGCCGGCGCGTGGTTCGGCAGAGCAAGTTCCGCCATGTGTTTGGACAGGCGGCAAAGGCTGACCAGGCCTACGAGGACATCCgtgtgtccaaggtcacatgggaCAGCTCCTTCTGTGCCGTCAACCCCAAATTCCTGGCCATTATTGtggaggctggaggtggaggtGCCTTCATCGTCCTGCCTCTGGCCAAG ACAGGGCGAGTGGATAAGAACTACCCACTGGTCACTGGGCACACTGCCCCTGTGCTGGACATCGACTGGTGCCCACACAATGACAACGTCATCGCCAGTGCCTCAGATGACACCACCATCATG GTGTGGCAGATTCCAGACTATACCCCTATGCGCAACATTACAGAACCCATCCTCACACTCGAGGGCCACTCCAAACGTGTGGGCATCCTCTCCTGGCACCCCACTGCCCGGAATGTCCTGCTCAGTGCAG GTGGTGACAATGTGATCATCATCTGGAACGTGGGCACTGGGGAGGTGCTTCTGAGTCTAGACGACATACACCCGGACGTCATCCACAGCGTGTGCTGGAACAGCAACGGGAGGCTGCTAGCCACCACCTGCAAGGACAAGACCCTGCGCATCATCGACCCCCGCAAGGGCCAGGTGGTGGCG GAGCGAGCCCGGCCTCACGAGGGCGCCCGCCCGCTGCGGGCCGTCTTCACCGCAGACGGGAAGCTACTCAGCACCGGCTTCAGCAGGATGAGTGAGCGGCAACTCGCGCTCTGGGACCCG gagagGTTTGCGGCCCACGAGGGAATGAGGCCCATGAGGGCCGTCTTCACGCGCCAGGGTCATATCTTCACCACGGGCTTCACCCGCATGAGCCAGCGAGAGCTGGGCCTGTGGGACCCG AACAACTTCGAGGAGCCAGTGGCACTGCAGGAGATGGACACAAGCAACGGGGTCCTACTGCCCTTCTACGATCCCGACTCCAGCATCGTCTACCTGTGTGGCAAG GGCGACAGCAGCATTCGGTACTTTGAGATTACCGAGGAACCACCTTTCGTGCATTACCTGAACACGTTCAGCAGCAAGGAGCCGCAGAGGGGCATGGGCTTCATGCCCAAGCGGGGACTGGATGTCAGCAAGTGCGAGATTGCACG GTTCTACAAGTTGCACGAAAGAAAGTGTGAACCCATCATCATGACTGTGCCCCGCAAG ACCTGTTCCAAGACGACCTTTACCCAGATACGCCAGGCCCCGAACCGGCCCTAG